The Engystomops pustulosus chromosome 4, aEngPut4.maternal, whole genome shotgun sequence genome contains a region encoding:
- the LOC140125802 gene encoding vitelline membrane outer layer protein 1 homolog encodes MLPVLLLLGTLQNLVAAETIISVPNGAPWGDWGPMETCDEDTVIQGFQLKVEKPRGRLIDDTALNGIALYCTKNSSWEVVKIIKSAEGPFGTWRPVIWCHSGFLKNFTLRVEFKVRGDNTAANNIKFTCSDGSVVEGNGLSWGTYGPWSYDCNKGLRGIQTKVQGRRGAFRDDVGLTDVKFMCR; translated from the exons ATGTTACCCGTCCTCCTGCTCCTGGGGACTCTACAGAACCTGGTGGCGGCTGAAACCATCATATCCGTCCCGAATGGAGCCCCATGGGGAGACTGGGGTCCCATGGAGACTTGTGATGAAGACACAGTAATACAAGGCTTCCAACTCAAA GTAGAGAAGCCACGAGGACGTCTTATAGATGACACGGCTCTGAATGGAATTGCTCTGTACTGCACAAAAAATTCATCCTGGGAGGTGGTGAAGATCATAAAATCTGCTGAAGGACC ATTTGGCACTTGGCGTCCCGTCATCTGGTGTCATTCAGGATTCCTCAAAAACTTCACCCTGAGAGTTGAGTTTAAAGTCCGAGGTGATAACACGGCCGCCAACAACATCAAGTTCACCTGCTCCGACGGTTCTGTGGTGGAAGGGAACGGTCTGTCCTGGGGAACTTACGGTCCGTGGAGTTACGACTGCAACAAAGGACTACGAGGAATCCAAACCAAGGTCCAGGGGAGACGAGGAGCTTTTCGTGATGATGTTGGTCTTACCGATGTCAAGTTTATGTGTCGTTAG